A part of Paenibacillus sp. 481 genomic DNA contains:
- a CDS encoding PadR family transcriptional regulator, producing the protein MTRLMVLGLLLQQGPMSGYEMQSMMQSGETDTWAGVFPASIYHALRKLNEEGYVELEHVEKTGNRSKAIYRITEAGKEEFQKLLLASVAKCSVELPTELYTALTFHAADDVSMIALERALDEQEQVIVKMRQKMKNGQEAKAEHMVIPQHVLLIFENIYAQYELQLQMIQQVRDFLSTKSNKEK; encoded by the coding sequence GTGACTAGATTGATGGTGCTCGGACTGTTGCTCCAACAAGGACCGATGTCAGGCTATGAGATGCAATCCATGATGCAATCGGGGGAAACCGATACGTGGGCAGGCGTATTTCCTGCTTCTATTTATCATGCTTTACGTAAGCTGAATGAGGAAGGATATGTCGAACTGGAACATGTCGAGAAAACAGGGAATCGTTCTAAGGCGATTTATCGCATAACGGAGGCAGGTAAGGAGGAGTTTCAAAAGCTGCTGCTCGCTTCCGTTGCAAAATGTTCGGTTGAGTTACCTACTGAGCTCTATACCGCTTTGACTTTTCATGCAGCCGATGATGTATCGATGATTGCTTTAGAACGTGCGTTGGATGAGCAGGAGCAAGTCATTGTGAAGATGCGGCAAAAAATGAAAAATGGGCAAGAAGCGAAAGCCGAGCATATGGTCATCCCGCAGCATGTCTTGCTTATTTTTGAAAACATTTATGCGCAATATGAGTTGCAGTTGCAAATGATCCAACAGGTAAGAGACTTCTTATCTACTAAATCCAATAAGGAGAAATAA
- a CDS encoding MFS transporter — protein sequence MSEQEKVDMRLRRMRTAALWVVGIAVFTDMLIYGLIVPILPHYSSMLGASQSAIGLLFGSYAAALLLATPIMGVWSDRVGRRIPMIVGLFGLGAATLLFGFSEQFEWLIVARVLQGIAAAATWTAGLALLADLYPAEQRGRAMGIALSGQAAGMLLGPTIGGWLYEWGGYTLPFIVAALLAFIDGGLRIFLLREREPSLSTASLADGASVPFDASTKPKMGSLLRKPQMLLLTGTIVIGAGISASLEPTLPLYLHQQFSSTAATIGMLFAIPTIAYGVCTPIIGGLSLRIGGTRTSIIGMLIAAVVLPCLTITNALAVVCLLLALLGISFSLILTPTLPALASLADDHGSHAYGLTFAVYNIAYSAGMFIGPTASGWLTEQYTFLWALIVLGFLSAFYALLLILKSKKSSYTAK from the coding sequence ATGAGCGAACAGGAAAAAGTGGATATGCGCTTGCGGCGAATGCGGACAGCTGCTCTCTGGGTCGTTGGGATCGCCGTGTTTACGGATATGCTGATTTACGGACTAATTGTACCGATACTTCCACACTACTCGTCTATGCTCGGAGCATCGCAAAGTGCGATCGGCCTCTTGTTCGGAAGCTATGCCGCGGCGCTATTGCTGGCGACGCCGATTATGGGCGTGTGGTCTGACCGCGTTGGGCGAAGGATACCGATGATTGTAGGTTTATTCGGCCTAGGTGCAGCCACGCTGTTGTTCGGATTTAGCGAGCAATTTGAATGGCTTATCGTTGCACGCGTCTTGCAAGGAATCGCCGCGGCAGCAACGTGGACAGCGGGGCTTGCTCTGCTCGCTGATCTATATCCTGCGGAGCAAAGAGGGCGGGCTATGGGTATTGCCCTTTCCGGTCAGGCCGCAGGTATGCTGCTCGGGCCTACTATCGGCGGCTGGCTGTATGAGTGGGGAGGATATACACTACCGTTTATTGTCGCCGCCTTATTGGCGTTTATCGATGGTGGGCTGCGCATATTTTTGCTACGCGAACGCGAACCTTCATTATCTACGGCATCTTTAGCCGATGGGGCCTCTGTTCCATTCGATGCCTCGACCAAGCCTAAAATGGGATCTTTATTGCGCAAGCCACAAATGCTACTGCTTACAGGAACGATTGTGATTGGAGCAGGGATATCTGCTTCATTAGAGCCCACCCTGCCGCTCTATTTACATCAGCAATTTTCATCAACAGCTGCAACTATCGGCATGTTGTTCGCTATTCCTACTATCGCGTACGGTGTATGCACACCTATTATAGGCGGATTGTCACTTCGAATTGGGGGTACAAGAACGAGCATAATCGGGATGCTTATTGCAGCAGTCGTATTACCCTGCCTCACGATCACCAATGCGCTAGCTGTCGTCTGCTTACTGTTAGCACTGCTCGGTATTAGCTTTAGCTTAATTCTTACACCCACTTTGCCTGCGCTCGCCAGTTTGGCGGACGATCACGGATCACATGCTTATGGACTTACATTTGCCGTCTATAATATTGCGTATTCCGCCGGAATGTTTATTGGACCGACCGCAAGCGGCTGGTTAACTGAACAGTACACTTTTTTGTGGGCATTAATTGTACTAGGTTTCCTATCTGCTTTTTACGCTCTACTACTGATCCTTAAATCTAAAAAGAGTTCATATACGGCAAAATAA
- a CDS encoding peptidylprolyl isomerase, with the protein MTKEVKSLWGCIIVLFTCVIVLASILISRLDVPSAKPDARPHPDTSTVVATLGDEKVTKAEWDAELERQYGYLVLEEMLTSRAAVKEAATLGIDITPDEVELELKRRMAGYESEQAYFEAMKQQLGMTPTQIRTDLSDKLLLEKIATFDVAVTEDEIDRHLRDHADIYVPVNQLELSHIVVSTQREARGVLERISKGELFQSLAEQVSNDAFSALQGGKLGWIDEDDPFVSAAELEAAKQLDIGGVSEPIRVDDGYAIVQLTGKKEAEPLESAIVRQQVRRDIALSKARPLPEVEDALREKHKAAIYLSSDSNNGI; encoded by the coding sequence ATGACGAAAGAAGTCAAAAGCTTATGGGGCTGCATCATCGTTTTATTTACTTGCGTAATTGTACTTGCAAGTATTCTCATTTCTCGGCTCGATGTACCCTCAGCGAAGCCGGATGCACGTCCTCATCCCGATACCTCAACGGTTGTTGCAACCTTGGGGGATGAGAAAGTTACAAAGGCTGAATGGGATGCCGAACTGGAGCGTCAATACGGTTATTTAGTGCTGGAAGAGATGTTAACATCTCGGGCAGCAGTTAAAGAAGCAGCGACGCTTGGTATCGACATCACACCAGACGAAGTAGAGCTGGAACTAAAGCGACGCATGGCAGGATATGAGAGTGAGCAAGCATACTTTGAGGCGATGAAGCAGCAGCTGGGCATGACGCCCACTCAAATTCGGACAGATCTGTCCGACAAATTGTTATTAGAGAAAATTGCTACCTTTGATGTAGCCGTTACAGAAGATGAAATTGATCGCCATTTACGAGATCATGCGGACATTTATGTTCCTGTGAATCAGTTGGAATTGTCACATATCGTTGTGTCTACACAGCGTGAGGCTAGGGGCGTATTAGAGCGGATTAGTAAAGGCGAATTGTTCCAGTCGTTAGCAGAGCAAGTTTCTAACGATGCATTTTCTGCCTTGCAGGGTGGTAAATTGGGTTGGATCGACGAGGATGACCCATTTGTTAGTGCAGCCGAACTAGAAGCAGCCAAACAGTTGGACATTGGCGGAGTATCTGAACCTATCCGCGTAGATGATGGATATGCAATCGTTCAGTTGACGGGGAAAAAGGAAGCAGAACCTTTAGAGAGCGCTATCGTTCGTCAACAAGTGAGACGGGATATCGCTTTATCTAAAGCGCGTCCACTTCCTGAAGTGGAAGATGCGCTCCGAGAAAAACATAAGGCGGCTATTTATTTGTCATCAGATTCGAACAACGGGATATAA
- the hslO gene encoding Hsp33 family molecular chaperone HslO, whose protein sequence is MEANIQLDHNTEHEQEQEDILVRGTALNGKVRIFAVRTTKLVQELQRRHQTLPTATAALGRTVTAAAMMGAMLKGKEKLTIQVKGDGPIGKIVVDANAQGEVRGYVTNPDVHLPSNEAGKIDVAGAVGTSGFIHVIKDLGMKEPYSGSSEIISGELGEDFTYYFASSEQTPSSVGLSILVDTDGSVMNAGGFILQLLPGLTDDEITQLDGALRSLPPLSALFSQGTEPDELLSWIAKDVQIMETMNISFRCQCSRERVEKTLISLGVEELQGIITEEKKAEVVCHFCNEAYHFDQDQLQELVEQIKK, encoded by the coding sequence ATGGAAGCGAATATACAACTAGATCACAACACAGAGCATGAGCAAGAACAAGAGGATATATTAGTACGCGGTACCGCATTGAATGGTAAAGTACGCATCTTTGCAGTGCGCACAACGAAACTGGTGCAAGAATTGCAGCGTCGTCATCAGACTTTGCCAACGGCAACAGCAGCACTTGGCCGTACGGTAACAGCAGCAGCGATGATGGGAGCAATGCTTAAAGGCAAAGAAAAGCTCACGATTCAAGTTAAAGGCGATGGACCGATTGGTAAAATCGTAGTTGACGCTAACGCACAAGGCGAAGTTCGTGGATACGTTACAAATCCGGATGTGCATTTGCCAAGCAATGAAGCAGGCAAGATCGACGTAGCAGGTGCGGTCGGAACGAGTGGTTTTATCCACGTCATTAAAGATCTCGGAATGAAAGAGCCTTATAGCGGTAGCTCCGAGATTATTTCGGGTGAGCTTGGGGAAGACTTTACGTATTATTTTGCTTCTTCCGAACAGACGCCGTCTTCCGTTGGATTGAGCATTCTCGTGGATACGGATGGCTCGGTAATGAATGCAGGCGGGTTCATTTTGCAACTTCTGCCTGGCTTGACTGACGATGAGATTACGCAGCTGGACGGTGCACTTCGCAGCTTGCCGCCACTGTCTGCGTTGTTTAGCCAAGGCACAGAACCGGACGAGTTATTGTCTTGGATCGCGAAAGACGTTCAAATTATGGAGACGATGAACATTTCGTTCCGTTGCCAGTGTTCCCGTGAACGCGTCGAGAAGACGTTAATCAGCTTAGGTGTAGAAGAGTTGCAAGGAATTATAACTGAAGAGAAGAAAGCGGAAGTCGTCTGCCACTTCTGCAACGAAGCTTATCATTTTGATCAAGATCAATTGCAGGAATTGGTAGAACAAATAAAGAAGTAA
- a CDS encoding type III pantothenate kinase, whose protein sequence is MILVVDVGNTNIVLGVYQNETLLHHWRLSTNRQATSDEYGVMIHNLFAMARLSVSDIQGVILSSVVPPIMRTMELLCEVYLHKTPIIVGPGVKTGLNIRYENPREVGADRIVNAVAAVDLYGGQQPLVVVDFGTATTFDVIDIKGDYMGGAIMPGIGISTEALYQRASKLPRIELTKPKSVIGRNTVHSMQAGIIFGYAGQVDGIIDRIADELGAKPKVIATGGLAELIASESRTIEHIDSLLTLEGLRLIYNRNQV, encoded by the coding sequence GTGATACTCGTTGTTGATGTAGGAAATACGAATATCGTACTCGGAGTATACCAGAACGAGACGCTGCTTCATCACTGGCGGCTATCGACTAATCGTCAAGCAACATCTGACGAATACGGAGTTATGATTCATAATTTATTTGCTATGGCACGTTTGTCTGTAAGTGACATCCAAGGTGTTATTTTGTCCTCTGTCGTGCCGCCGATTATGCGGACGATGGAGCTTCTGTGCGAGGTCTATTTGCACAAGACACCAATCATCGTTGGACCTGGCGTGAAGACAGGCTTAAACATTCGTTATGAAAATCCGCGTGAAGTAGGCGCTGACCGAATCGTTAACGCGGTAGCAGCTGTGGACTTATATGGTGGCCAGCAACCACTCGTCGTTGTTGATTTTGGTACAGCAACAACGTTTGATGTGATTGATATTAAGGGAGACTATATGGGGGGAGCTATCATGCCGGGTATCGGCATTTCGACAGAGGCCCTGTATCAGCGTGCATCCAAGCTGCCGCGGATCGAACTGACGAAACCGAAATCCGTGATTGGACGCAACACGGTTCACTCCATGCAAGCGGGCATTATTTTTGGATATGCGGGTCAGGTTGATGGCATCATTGACCGGATTGCAGATGAACTGGGCGCCAAGCCGAAAGTAATTGCAACAGGTGGTTTGGCTGAACTTATTGCTAGCGAATCGCGGACCATCGAGCATATTGATTCTCTACTTACGCTGGAAGGTTTGCGCTTAATATATAATCGCAATCAAGTGTAA
- the nadC gene encoding carboxylating nicotinate-nucleotide diphosphorylase yields the protein MFSVERLALRTQLQAWLHEDLGTGDVTTAFTIPEGHQSKGIIHAKEDGIIAGIPVAEMVFDVVDASLVFNSFVQDGDVVTKGTVIAEVEGSTHSILTGERLALNLLQRMSGIATKTQAYVNALDGLDVKLVDTRKTTPGHRALEKYAVRVGGGANHRFGLYDSVMIKDNHIKGAGGITEAVARARKHIPYTMNIEVEAETLEQVQEALSAGANIIMLDNMSNDKMKEAVTVIRAASPHVRIEASGGVTLDTIREKALAGVDIISVGALTYSFAALDISLDLNAKKEG from the coding sequence ATGTTTAGCGTGGAACGATTAGCTTTGCGAACTCAACTGCAAGCTTGGCTGCATGAAGATTTAGGCACTGGTGATGTCACGACAGCGTTCACGATTCCGGAGGGACATCAATCCAAAGGCATTATTCATGCCAAAGAAGACGGTATCATTGCTGGTATTCCAGTCGCAGAAATGGTCTTTGACGTTGTGGACGCTTCACTAGTATTCAATAGCTTCGTACAAGACGGTGACGTGGTCACTAAAGGTACCGTTATCGCTGAAGTAGAAGGCAGCACGCATAGCATTCTTACCGGAGAGCGACTTGCATTGAACTTGCTGCAACGTATGTCTGGTATCGCGACAAAGACACAGGCCTATGTGAATGCACTCGACGGCTTGGACGTCAAGTTGGTTGACACACGCAAGACGACACCTGGGCACCGTGCCTTAGAAAAATATGCAGTGCGGGTTGGTGGCGGAGCCAACCATCGCTTTGGACTCTATGATAGTGTTATGATTAAAGATAATCATATTAAAGGCGCAGGCGGCATTACCGAAGCTGTTGCTCGTGCCCGCAAGCATATTCCGTACACGATGAACATCGAGGTGGAGGCGGAGACACTGGAACAGGTTCAAGAAGCATTGTCCGCAGGAGCCAACATCATTATGTTGGACAACATGAGTAATGATAAAATGAAGGAAGCAGTCACTGTAATTCGGGCTGCATCACCTCATGTACGTATAGAAGCATCGGGCGGAGTGACGCTTGATACGATTCGTGAAAAGGCGCTTGCGGGTGTGGACATCATTTCTGTTGGTGCCTTGACCTATTCGTTCGCTGCGCTAGATATTAGTCTGGATTTGAACGCCAAGAAAGAGGGTTAA
- the nadB gene encoding L-aspartate oxidase — protein MIAPYLIDFSLDELPHIETDVIIVGAGIAGLFAAIKASSRQQRVLMITKKSLFDSNTRYAQGGIAAVIAEEDSPAYHRTDTLVAGAGLCSPEAVNVLVHEGPDGVRELMDMGTTFDLENGELALTKEGAHSHRRILHANGDATGFEIVRALAEKVSSLPEVTVWDDHFAIDLVSAQGECYGVIVQRPDGERVFVSGQATILCTGGTGQLFRYTTNPEVATGDGIAMAYRAGAYIQDMEFVQFHPTALCYPGAPRFLVSEAVRGEGAVLRNIKGERFMEKYHHQLELAPRDVVARAIVSEMEATKSTFVYLDITHESEELIKHRFPTIYDTCMLYGLDMTTDWIPVAPAAHYMMGGIKTDLNGETNIRRLFACGEVSSTGVHGANRLASNSLSEAIVFGRRIVDRISQLSPQPKICTLLSFDPKLSYDGKRHDCPTQPVVERRLKLQKVMVRQVGLRRTAEGLMKSLDELMRQVSFFQAKLTKREEFEFANLLTCAMLVTESAYWREESRGAHYREDFPERDDEYWRKHTLVHRERGITEERINDV, from the coding sequence ATGATCGCGCCGTATTTGATCGATTTTTCACTTGATGAACTGCCTCATATTGAAACAGATGTTATCATAGTGGGTGCGGGTATCGCAGGTTTGTTTGCCGCTATTAAAGCGAGCAGCAGGCAGCAGCGAGTTCTCATGATTACGAAGAAGTCGCTTTTTGACAGTAACACCCGTTATGCTCAAGGTGGAATCGCAGCGGTCATCGCAGAGGAAGACTCTCCTGCCTATCACCGAACAGATACGTTAGTGGCTGGTGCCGGTTTATGTTCACCGGAAGCCGTAAACGTGCTCGTTCATGAAGGGCCTGATGGAGTGCGCGAGCTGATGGACATGGGGACGACATTTGATCTCGAAAATGGGGAGCTTGCTCTGACTAAAGAAGGGGCGCACAGTCATCGTCGTATTTTGCATGCCAATGGTGATGCCACAGGCTTTGAAATCGTACGAGCACTAGCTGAAAAGGTAAGCAGTCTGCCCGAAGTAACCGTGTGGGACGATCATTTTGCAATCGATTTAGTATCTGCTCAAGGAGAATGCTACGGTGTTATTGTGCAGCGACCTGATGGTGAGCGGGTATTTGTATCGGGTCAAGCGACTATTTTGTGCACAGGTGGCACGGGTCAGTTGTTTCGATATACAACTAATCCAGAAGTCGCTACAGGTGATGGCATCGCTATGGCTTACCGTGCAGGGGCATACATTCAAGATATGGAATTTGTTCAATTTCATCCGACAGCACTTTGTTATCCTGGCGCTCCGCGGTTTCTTGTGTCCGAAGCCGTGCGTGGTGAAGGTGCTGTCTTGCGTAATATTAAGGGCGAACGTTTTATGGAAAAATATCATCACCAGCTCGAGCTTGCGCCGCGCGACGTTGTCGCGCGGGCTATCGTAAGCGAGATGGAAGCTACGAAATCGACCTTTGTTTATTTGGATATTACCCATGAGTCCGAGGAATTGATTAAACATCGCTTCCCAACCATTTATGATACGTGCATGCTCTATGGGTTAGATATGACGACAGACTGGATTCCAGTCGCCCCGGCCGCCCACTACATGATGGGCGGAATCAAGACAGACTTGAACGGCGAGACCAACATTCGTCGCCTATTCGCCTGTGGTGAAGTATCGTCTACAGGCGTCCACGGTGCCAATCGACTTGCCAGCAACTCTTTGTCCGAAGCAATTGTATTCGGTCGCCGTATCGTAGATCGTATTTCACAGCTTTCACCACAACCGAAAATATGTACCCTGCTTAGCTTTGATCCGAAGCTAAGTTACGATGGCAAGCGTCACGACTGTCCAACACAGCCTGTCGTAGAAAGACGTTTGAAGCTGCAGAAGGTGATGGTACGGCAGGTTGGATTGCGCCGTACAGCAGAGGGCTTAATGAAAAGTTTGGACGAGCTGATGCGTCAGGTGTCATTTTTCCAGGCAAAGTTGACGAAGCGCGAAGAGTTTGAATTCGCTAACTTACTAACTTGCGCGATGCTCGTAACCGAATCGGCTTATTGGCGGGAAGAAAGTAGAGGAGCACACTATCGTGAGGATTTCCCTGAACGCGATGACGAGTATTGGCGTAAGCATACGCTCGTCCATCGAGAGCGGGGAATAACGGAGGAGAGAATCAACGATGTTTAG
- the nadA gene encoding quinolinate synthase NadA → MQLEALALARKEEQSRELRERLMQLKKERNAIILAHYYQRDEIQEVADFRGDSFLLAQKAAETDAEVIVFCGVHFMGESAKILAPNKTVLIPDERAGCPMADMVSVEGLRKLKAQHPNAKVVTYINSSADVKAETDICCTSANAVKVIESLDADEIIWVPDKNLGHYVQQKTGKPLIIWEGYCNTHDMLTVKDVHEMKAKYPDAQFVVHPECRPEVVAIGDFVGSTTAILEYCKKSDCKQFIVGTEDGTGYQLRLDSPDKEFHFATRFLVCPNMKVNNLKKLVKCLETMQPQIYVPSQVAERARLSLERMLQVK, encoded by the coding sequence GTGCAGTTAGAAGCACTTGCATTGGCTCGTAAAGAAGAGCAGAGTCGTGAACTTCGCGAGCGATTAATGCAGCTCAAAAAAGAACGGAATGCTATCATTTTGGCCCATTACTATCAAAGAGATGAAATACAAGAGGTAGCGGATTTCCGCGGTGATTCATTCTTGCTTGCTCAGAAAGCAGCAGAGACTGATGCAGAAGTCATCGTGTTCTGCGGCGTACATTTCATGGGTGAGAGCGCTAAAATACTTGCCCCTAATAAAACTGTTCTTATACCTGACGAACGAGCCGGCTGCCCGATGGCAGATATGGTTAGCGTAGAAGGGTTGCGTAAACTCAAAGCACAGCATCCTAACGCTAAAGTTGTAACGTATATTAACTCTTCTGCTGATGTTAAGGCAGAGACTGATATTTGCTGTACATCAGCGAATGCAGTTAAAGTGATAGAGTCGTTGGATGCTGATGAAATTATATGGGTACCAGATAAAAATCTAGGTCACTACGTACAGCAGAAGACTGGAAAACCGTTAATCATTTGGGAAGGGTACTGCAATACGCATGATATGCTAACGGTCAAGGATGTTCATGAGATGAAGGCCAAGTATCCGGATGCACAATTTGTGGTTCACCCAGAATGTCGACCAGAAGTAGTCGCAATCGGTGATTTTGTAGGTAGTACAACCGCCATTTTAGAATATTGTAAAAAGTCAGATTGTAAACAATTTATAGTTGGTACAGAGGACGGAACAGGGTACCAACTGCGTTTAGATAGCCCAGATAAAGAGTTTCACTTCGCAACAAGATTTCTAGTTTGTCCGAACATGAAAGTGAACAACTTGAAAAAACTCGTGAAATGTCTCGAAACGATGCAGCCGCAAATTTATGTGCCGTCGCAAGTTGCTGAGCGTGCACGTCTATCTTTGGAGCGCATGTTACAAGTAAAGTAG
- the ftsH gene encoding ATP-dependent zinc metalloprotease FtsH codes for MNRLIKNSGFYLILFLVVVGIVQFLGSGNEPTDTPSYDQFRKQLTAKNVEHLTMQYEGRAYLVVGKYKTLPKDAKSKQFVTYIPDSTPAVEEIMNAGVSQENLKINVKKMEEQSLWLTFLTSIIPFIIMFILFFFFFNQAQGGGGKVMNFGKSRARLYNEEKKKVTFEDVAGADEEKQELVEVVEFLKDPRKFAALGARIPKGVLLNGPPGTGKTLLARAVAGEAGVPFFSISGSDFVEMFVGVGASRVRDLFENAKKNAPCIIFIDEIDAVGRQRGAGLGGGHDEREQTLNQLLVEMDGFGANEGIIIVAATNRPDILDPALLRPGRFDRQITVDRPDLKGREAVLHVHARNKPLNKDVKLNTIAKRTTGFTGADLENLLNEAALLAARKNHKDINMQDVDEAIDRVIVGTEKRSRMISDREKRIVAYHEAGHTILGYFLEHADAVHKVTIIPRGKAGGYVIMMPKEDRMLVTKQELLDKVTGLLGGRVAEEIFIGEIGTGAYSDFQQATRIVRSMIMEYGMSDKLGPLQFGNRQGEVFLGRDLGHEQNYSDAIAYEIDQEMQNIINACYDRARNMLNKHMKEVHLIANTLLEKETLELEQIKQLIENGELKENDKEEATTQTLEQTGDVKVNLVSKPESDEATAHDSKDADSANTSSDAQVEGDSSAKTDHHEANASEQKQDGAVDAKPSTLDKPDDTKSNGDNEDNKKGDRT; via the coding sequence ATGAATAGGTTAATTAAGAATTCAGGGTTTTATCTGATTCTTTTTTTGGTCGTAGTCGGCATTGTCCAGTTCCTTGGGAGCGGAAATGAACCTACAGATACACCGAGTTATGACCAGTTCCGAAAGCAGCTTACGGCTAAGAACGTAGAGCATCTGACGATGCAATATGAAGGCCGAGCTTACTTAGTTGTTGGTAAATACAAAACGCTTCCCAAAGATGCAAAGTCAAAGCAGTTTGTAACCTACATCCCAGACAGCACACCGGCAGTAGAAGAAATTATGAATGCGGGTGTGAGTCAGGAGAATTTAAAGATCAACGTGAAGAAGATGGAGGAGCAGAGCCTGTGGCTTACGTTTCTAACGTCAATTATTCCGTTTATCATTATGTTCATCCTGTTCTTCTTCTTCTTTAATCAAGCCCAAGGTGGCGGCGGTAAAGTAATGAACTTCGGCAAGAGCCGAGCTAGACTTTATAATGAAGAGAAGAAGAAAGTTACGTTTGAAGATGTTGCGGGTGCAGATGAAGAGAAGCAAGAGCTTGTTGAGGTCGTTGAGTTCCTTAAAGATCCTCGCAAGTTTGCAGCACTCGGTGCGCGCATTCCGAAGGGCGTTCTCTTGAACGGTCCTCCAGGTACAGGTAAGACGTTGCTTGCACGTGCTGTAGCAGGTGAGGCAGGCGTGCCGTTCTTCAGCATTTCCGGTTCCGACTTCGTAGAGATGTTTGTCGGTGTCGGGGCATCACGTGTACGTGATTTGTTTGAAAATGCGAAAAAGAACGCACCATGTATCATTTTCATCGATGAAATTGATGCAGTAGGTCGTCAACGTGGCGCAGGACTTGGTGGCGGCCATGATGAACGTGAACAAACCTTGAACCAATTGCTCGTCGAAATGGATGGCTTTGGTGCAAATGAAGGCATCATTATTGTTGCAGCGACGAACCGTCCTGATATTTTGGACCCGGCATTGCTGCGTCCTGGTCGTTTTGATCGTCAAATTACGGTTGACCGTCCAGACCTTAAAGGCCGTGAAGCAGTACTGCATGTACATGCTCGCAATAAGCCTTTGAACAAAGATGTCAAATTAAATACGATTGCGAAACGTACAACAGGCTTTACAGGCGCAGACTTGGAGAACTTGTTGAACGAAGCTGCATTGCTTGCAGCTCGCAAAAACCATAAAGACATTAACATGCAAGACGTGGATGAAGCGATTGATCGTGTCATCGTAGGTACGGAGAAGCGCAGCCGCATGATTAGCGACCGTGAGAAGCGTATTGTCGCTTACCACGAAGCAGGTCATACGATTCTCGGCTACTTCTTGGAGCATGCAGACGCAGTTCATAAAGTAACGATCATCCCACGCGGTAAAGCTGGTGGCTATGTCATCATGATGCCGAAGGAAGATCGCATGCTCGTTACGAAGCAAGAATTGCTGGATAAAGTAACAGGCTTGCTCGGCGGCCGTGTTGCCGAGGAAATCTTTATCGGTGAAATCGGCACAGGCGCGTACAGTGACTTCCAGCAAGCGACGCGTATCGTGCGCTCGATGATTATGGAGTACGGTATGAGCGACAAGCTTGGACCGTTGCAGTTCGGTAATCGCCAAGGGGAAGTATTCTTGGGTCGTGACCTTGGTCACGAGCAGAACTACTCTGACGCGATTGCGTACGAAATCGATCAAGAGATGCAGAACATTATTAACGCTTGCTACGATCGTGCTCGTAATATGCTCAACAAGCATATGAAGGAAGTTCATTTGATCGCCAACACACTCTTGGAAAAAGAGACGTTGGAGCTTGAGCAAATTAAACAGCTTATCGAGAACGGTGAGCTGAAAGAGAACGACAAAGAAGAAGCGACGACGCAAACATTGGAGCAAACAGGCGATGTGAAGGTGAATCTGGTTAGCAAGCCAGAATCAGATGAAGCTACTGCCCACGATTCCAAGGATGCAGACTCAGCTAACACTTCTTCTGACGCACAAGTGGAGGGTGATTCTTCGGCTAAGACGGATCATCACGAAGCAAACGCGAGCGAACAGAAGCAAGACGGCGCTGTTGATGCTAAACCGTCTACTTTAGATAAACCGGACGATACTAAATCGAACGGTGACAACGAAGACAACAAAAAGGGCGATCGTACGTAA
- the hpt gene encoding hypoxanthine phosphoribosyltransferase, translating into MHNDIEKVVFSEEQIQARVKDLGEQLSRDYEGKFPLVVCVLKGAFIFMADLVKHVSVHLETDFMAVSSYGASTKSSGVVRILKDLDVSVEGRDVLIVEDIIDTGLTLSYLIEVLQGRKANSIRVVTLFDKPARRTANMEADYKGFVLPDEFIVGYGLDYAEKYRNLPYIGVLKPEIYTDAEK; encoded by the coding sequence TTGCATAACGACATTGAGAAAGTTGTATTTAGCGAAGAGCAAATTCAAGCCAGAGTAAAGGATTTGGGCGAGCAGCTCAGCCGTGACTACGAGGGGAAATTTCCGCTCGTTGTTTGTGTGCTTAAAGGCGCATTTATTTTTATGGCTGATCTCGTGAAACACGTCTCGGTTCACCTCGAAACGGACTTTATGGCGGTTTCAAGCTACGGTGCATCGACGAAATCGTCCGGTGTTGTTCGCATTTTGAAAGACTTGGATGTATCGGTAGAAGGTCGCGATGTTCTAATTGTAGAGGACATTATCGACACTGGACTAACGCTGAGCTATCTCATTGAAGTTCTGCAAGGTCGCAAAGCTAATTCAATTCGTGTCGTAACATTGTTCGACAAGCCAGCGCGCCGTACAGCGAATATGGAGGCGGACTATAAAGGATTTGTTCTTCCAGATGAATTCATCGTTGGTTACGGTTTGGACTATGCTGAAAAGTATCGCAATCTCCCGTATATCGGTGTTTTGAAGCCTGAAATTTACACAGACGCGGAAAAATAG